Proteins co-encoded in one Waddlia chondrophila WSU 86-1044 genomic window:
- the ade gene encoding adenine deaminase, translating to MTNLSISGQIVDLFAKRIFPGEITLADGRIASISEKEKAPDQYILPGFIDAHIHIESSMLIPSEFARIAVLHGTVGTISDPHEIANVAGMEGIRFMLENGSKVPFHFHFGAPSCVPATSFETAGASITADDIHTLFEKDRLKYLSEMMNFPGVLHQDPEVMQKIAVAQSFGFPIDGHSPGLKKDQAKAYINAGISTDHECFTLEEALGKILYGMKILIREGSAAKNFQALHPLIKSHPDRIMFCSDDKHPDELIEGHINLIVKRSIELGYDLMDVLRAACIHPVEHYRMNVGLLRLNDSADFIVLEDLETFNVKSTFIQGIQVASEGKSLIDSVAVSPINRFACSLKKENAFKIAAKGENIHVIQAVQGELVTGKLILPACIEKGEYISDVDKDVLKLVVVNRYQDAPPAIAFVQGLGLKSGALASSIAHDSHNIVAVGVDDQSLCRAINAVIESKGGVAAANDQIECVPLPVAGLMSDKDGWQVAADYARIKKLSHSLGSKLHDPLMTLSFLALLVIPSLKLSDLGLFDAETFQFIPLEAS from the coding sequence ATGACTAACCTCTCCATTTCAGGCCAGATCGTCGATCTCTTTGCAAAACGGATCTTTCCAGGAGAAATCACACTCGCTGATGGCAGGATCGCGTCAATTTCTGAAAAAGAAAAAGCGCCCGATCAATATATCCTTCCCGGCTTCATCGATGCACATATCCACATTGAAAGCTCGATGCTCATCCCTTCGGAGTTTGCTCGCATAGCGGTTCTTCACGGGACAGTCGGGACGATCTCCGATCCTCACGAAATCGCCAATGTGGCAGGCATGGAAGGGATCCGCTTCATGCTCGAAAATGGCAGCAAAGTGCCCTTCCACTTCCATTTCGGAGCTCCCTCTTGCGTTCCTGCAACCTCCTTCGAAACTGCCGGCGCCTCAATCACAGCAGATGACATCCATACGCTGTTTGAAAAAGACAGACTAAAATACTTAAGCGAAATGATGAACTTCCCCGGTGTACTGCACCAGGACCCTGAGGTCATGCAAAAAATCGCAGTCGCGCAATCATTTGGATTTCCCATCGACGGCCACTCGCCCGGGTTGAAGAAAGATCAGGCAAAAGCCTATATCAATGCCGGAATCAGCACAGATCACGAATGTTTCACTCTAGAAGAGGCGTTAGGCAAAATCCTCTATGGAATGAAAATCCTGATACGCGAAGGATCTGCTGCAAAAAATTTTCAAGCCTTGCATCCTCTTATCAAATCGCATCCCGATCGAATAATGTTCTGCTCCGATGATAAACACCCCGATGAGTTGATTGAAGGGCATATCAACCTGATCGTGAAGCGATCCATAGAATTAGGTTACGATTTAATGGACGTTCTGCGTGCTGCCTGCATCCATCCTGTGGAACATTATCGCATGAATGTTGGCCTTCTTCGCCTAAACGATTCAGCCGACTTTATCGTCTTGGAAGATTTAGAAACTTTCAACGTTAAATCCACCTTTATTCAAGGGATTCAAGTAGCTTCCGAAGGAAAAAGCCTGATCGATTCCGTTGCTGTTTCTCCGATCAACCGATTTGCCTGCTCCTTAAAAAAGGAGAATGCTTTTAAAATCGCTGCCAAAGGAGAAAACATTCACGTCATCCAGGCAGTCCAAGGAGAGCTTGTGACTGGAAAATTGATCCTTCCTGCATGCATCGAAAAAGGGGAATACATTTCAGATGTGGACAAGGACGTGCTCAAGCTCGTTGTCGTCAATAGATATCAAGACGCCCCGCCAGCAATTGCTTTTGTTCAGGGACTTGGCTTAAAATCAGGCGCTCTGGCGTCTTCCATCGCTCACGACTCTCACAACATCGTTGCCGTAGGCGTCGACGACCAATCGCTGTGCCGCGCAATCAATGCTGTGATTGAATCCAAAGGCGGCGTTGCGGCAGCAAACGATCAAATAGAATGTGTTCCTCTCCCCGTCGCAGGGTTGATGAGCGATAAAGACGGATGGCAAGTTGCCGCCGACTACGCAAGGATCAAAAAGCTCTCACATAGCCTTGGATCCAAGCTGCACGACCCTTTAATGACCTTGTCATTTCTGGCTCTTCTAGTGATCCCTTCGCTTAAATTAAGCGATTTGGGTCTGTTTGATGCGGAAACTTTTCAATTCATTCCTTTAGAAGCGTCATGA
- a CDS encoding helicase HerA-like domain-containing protein has translation MEQTEQFIKEMEAAYLPKGESITLGAGLLDNKCLKKARVNIPLKTLNRHGLISGATGTGKTKTLQLLAGALSSKGVPTLLMDIKGDLSGIAKAGESTPRIEERQKTLGIDFKPEQYPVEFLSLSEEKGVKVRATVSEFGPILLSKILELNDTQASLVSIIFSYCDNHHLPLLDLKDLKKVIQYMTNEGKEEIESQYGAISNRSMGIILRKIIELEQQGATRFFGERSFEVKDLARIDEEGKGCISILRLTDIQDKPNLFSTFMLSLLAEIYGSFPEEGDLEKPKLVIFIDEAHLVFEEASKALLDQLDSIVKLIRSKGVGMIFCTQLPTDIPSNILSQLGLKIQHALRAFTAKDRKAIKLTAENYPTSHYYNTTELLTSLGIGEALITALSEKGVPTPLIATLLSAPRSRMGVLTLDEIDEIVSKSHLVQKYNAEIDSESAYEILNAKIKAFNKKEKQDEIQQDFKKAKKEKSMLEKIVDSSAARQIGRTIAREISRGLLGVFGLGGRRR, from the coding sequence ATGGAACAAACTGAACAATTCATTAAAGAAATGGAAGCCGCCTATCTCCCAAAAGGAGAGTCAATCACCCTTGGAGCCGGCTTATTGGACAACAAGTGCCTAAAGAAGGCAAGGGTCAACATCCCTTTGAAAACTCTCAACCGACATGGGCTGATCAGCGGCGCAACGGGAACTGGAAAAACAAAAACACTCCAACTTCTCGCCGGCGCTCTCTCTTCCAAAGGAGTTCCCACCTTGTTGATGGATATCAAGGGAGACTTGAGCGGCATTGCAAAGGCTGGCGAATCCACTCCCCGAATTGAAGAGCGGCAGAAAACACTAGGCATTGATTTTAAGCCAGAACAGTATCCTGTCGAATTTCTCAGCCTTTCAGAAGAAAAAGGAGTGAAGGTAAGGGCGACCGTTTCAGAATTCGGCCCGATCCTTCTCTCAAAAATTCTTGAACTGAACGATACCCAAGCAAGCCTTGTCTCAATCATCTTCAGCTACTGCGACAATCACCATCTTCCCCTTCTCGATCTGAAAGATCTAAAAAAAGTGATTCAGTACATGACCAATGAAGGAAAAGAGGAGATCGAATCTCAATATGGCGCAATCTCCAACAGATCAATGGGAATTATTCTTAGAAAAATCATCGAATTGGAACAGCAGGGAGCAACCCGCTTTTTCGGCGAACGCTCGTTTGAGGTCAAGGATTTGGCCAGAATCGATGAAGAGGGAAAAGGCTGCATTTCCATCCTTAGACTCACTGATATCCAGGACAAACCAAACCTCTTCTCAACATTTATGCTCAGCTTGTTAGCGGAAATCTATGGAAGCTTTCCCGAAGAAGGAGATTTGGAAAAACCTAAACTTGTGATTTTCATCGATGAAGCGCATTTGGTCTTCGAAGAAGCTTCAAAAGCGCTTTTAGATCAACTTGATTCCATCGTAAAATTGATCCGCTCCAAAGGAGTCGGCATGATTTTTTGCACGCAGCTGCCGACAGATATCCCAAGTAATATCCTCAGCCAATTGGGGCTTAAAATACAGCACGCTCTACGCGCCTTCACAGCTAAAGACAGAAAAGCAATCAAATTGACAGCGGAAAATTATCCAACCTCTCATTACTATAACACAACAGAACTGCTGACCAGCCTCGGAATCGGAGAAGCGCTTATTACTGCCCTGAGTGAAAAAGGCGTTCCAACCCCTCTCATTGCGACTCTACTGTCTGCTCCAAGATCTCGAATGGGAGTGCTGACCTTAGATGAGATCGATGAGATTGTCAGCAAATCTCATCTTGTGCAAAAATACAATGCAGAAATTGACTCGGAAAGCGCCTATGAGATCCTAAATGCGAAGATCAAGGCGTTCAACAAAAAAGAGAAACAAGACGAAATTCAACAAGATTTTAAAAAAGCAAAAAAAGAAAAATCGATGCTGGAAAAGATCGTAGACAGCTCTGCCGCCCGGCAAATAGGCCGAACTATCGCTAGGGAAATTTCCAGAGGCTTGCTAGGCGTCTTTGGACTTGGCGGCCGCAGGCGATGA
- a CDS encoding aldo/keto reductase: MKKRTLGKSGLEVSALGLGCMGMSFGYGPPKDKKEMSDLLKKAVEHGITFFDTAEVYGPYANEELVGEALKPIRNQVTIATKFGFKLKFGKDPGYDGLDSRSEHIREVVDGSLKRLKVESIDLLYQHRVDPNVPIEDVAGTVKNLIQEGKVKHFGLSEAGEETLRRAHAVLPVTALQSEYSLWWRQPEKELFPVLEELGIGFVPYSPLGRGFLTGKIDETADFDLSDFRKKLPRFAHEARQENLALVKSLQKIAERKACTPAQISLAWILAQKPWIVPIPGTTKLHRLEENIAAVNIELTEEDLHEIDRTAESITIQGSRYPEELERMVDHQHGTN, from the coding sequence ATGAAAAAACGCACCCTCGGAAAAAGTGGTTTAGAGGTCTCAGCTCTGGGACTTGGATGCATGGGAATGAGCTTCGGCTATGGCCCCCCTAAAGATAAAAAGGAGATGAGCGACCTTCTAAAAAAAGCCGTCGAGCACGGAATCACCTTTTTCGACACTGCAGAAGTCTACGGCCCTTACGCCAATGAAGAACTTGTAGGAGAAGCTCTGAAGCCAATCAGAAATCAAGTGACCATCGCAACCAAATTCGGATTTAAGCTTAAATTCGGAAAAGATCCTGGTTATGATGGGCTGGACAGCCGTTCCGAACATATCCGAGAAGTTGTCGACGGATCTCTTAAGCGGCTCAAAGTCGAATCCATCGATCTCCTCTATCAACATCGTGTCGATCCAAACGTCCCTATTGAAGATGTTGCGGGAACTGTAAAAAATCTGATTCAAGAAGGAAAAGTCAAACACTTTGGCTTATCTGAAGCTGGAGAAGAAACGCTGAGGCGGGCACACGCTGTGCTGCCAGTAACCGCTCTTCAAAGCGAATACTCTTTGTGGTGGAGACAGCCTGAAAAAGAACTATTCCCTGTTTTGGAAGAGCTTGGCATCGGATTTGTTCCCTACAGTCCCCTGGGAAGAGGCTTTCTGACTGGAAAAATTGATGAAACCGCAGACTTTGATCTGTCCGACTTTCGCAAGAAACTGCCTCGCTTTGCTCATGAAGCACGGCAAGAGAACCTCGCCCTAGTGAAGTCTCTTCAGAAAATTGCTGAAAGAAAGGCATGTACACCGGCTCAAATCTCTCTTGCTTGGATACTTGCGCAAAAACCTTGGATCGTCCCCATCCCGGGAACAACTAAGCTCCACCGCCTGGAAGAAAACATTGCAGCAGTTAACATCGAACTAACAGAAGAAGACTTGCATGAAATTGATCGAACGGCAGAAAGCATAACGATTCAAGGCTCCCGATATCCAGAGGAATTAGAACGCATGGTCGACCATCAACATGGAACAAACTGA
- a CDS encoding linear amide C-N hydrolase → MCINSISKNKWGLPLMCTRILWNTNHLAVVTGRSMDWPEPTQPQLMVLPRGMKRDGGRLGPEVVVEENPLQWTSKYGSIVVTIYGLGSVDGLNEEGLGMHLLFLTATDYGPRDRSKQGVQAMLWGQYLLDNASTVEEAIELVEQIQPVMVGYAGYKSSVHLAIEDRLGDSAVIEYVEGKPRIYHGKHYQVMTNDPPYDQQLDILKTYDFSNATRETPLPGNVDPVSRFVRANYFLQTQREPKSEREAIAAILSISRNTSVPFNSPNKDPGTIYDTEYRTVLDSTNQRYFFELTTSPNLVWAELAKFDLSSNASAFVVNPDNITLSGDISKKFEEIQKNPF, encoded by the coding sequence ATCTGTATCAATTCGATTTCGAAAAATAAATGGGGATTGCCGTTAATGTGTACTCGCATTCTTTGGAATACTAATCATTTAGCTGTTGTCACAGGACGGTCGATGGACTGGCCGGAGCCTACCCAGCCACAATTGATGGTACTGCCTCGTGGGATGAAGCGAGATGGTGGACGTTTAGGGCCGGAGGTGGTGGTTGAAGAGAATCCCTTGCAGTGGACGTCAAAGTATGGAAGCATTGTTGTGACGATTTACGGTTTAGGTTCTGTCGATGGACTTAATGAAGAAGGACTTGGAATGCACTTGCTTTTCTTAACTGCAACAGATTATGGACCGCGTGATCGCAGCAAGCAGGGAGTTCAGGCTATGCTTTGGGGGCAGTATCTGCTCGATAATGCTTCAACTGTGGAAGAAGCAATAGAGCTGGTCGAACAAATTCAGCCTGTGATGGTTGGATATGCGGGCTATAAATCCTCAGTACATTTAGCTATTGAGGACAGGCTAGGGGACTCAGCAGTGATTGAATATGTTGAAGGGAAACCAAGAATTTACCATGGGAAGCATTACCAAGTGATGACAAATGATCCGCCTTATGATCAGCAGTTGGATATTTTGAAAACTTACGACTTCTCAAATGCTACGCGCGAAACTCCGTTGCCGGGAAATGTAGATCCCGTTTCGCGGTTTGTGCGGGCTAACTATTTTTTGCAAACGCAGCGGGAGCCAAAAAGCGAAAGGGAAGCAATTGCGGCAATCCTTTCGATTTCACGTAATACTTCTGTACCTTTCAACTCTCCCAACAAAGACCCAGGAACGATTTACGATACAGAATATCGTACTGTTTTAGATTCGACAAACCAACGCTACTTTTTTGAACTGACAACAAGTCCTAACTTAGTATGGGCTGAGCTCGCTAAGTTTGATTTATCTTCAAACGCTTCTGCTTTCGTTGTCAATCCTGACAACATAACGTTATCGGGTGATATTTCCAAAAAATTTGAAGAAATTCAAAAGAATCCATTTTAA
- a CDS encoding terpene synthase family protein — MTLRISGSGINSSSDSSESVWSDRDPKHVESLVRKAVDKLDLPYKKTVSHPYSNEVQKLTIQWIHRYRIIEDHAKIEKINASKFADFLGRAHPRADKETLSIVVDFATWLFIYDDMIEKCSNQETVNRFHERSIAVLSGEKVNDEDDPLTLGLSDIAERITKICSSLIWRQRLIKEMQRYCNGTLWELFNREKSRVPLLEEYQCKRLDTSGTQAMFCFIEMIEKVQISQTVFESDYFKKICRLGANLVNWENDLLSAPKEIKSGDLHNLVFVYQGPSSSGYEKAIESVCEDLKDDLERFRKLAKEIPDFGSETEAVKKYLTGIQDWVAAHHFWAIESPRYVISKSV; from the coding sequence ATGACTTTAAGAATTTCTGGCTCAGGGATAAATTCTTCTTCAGATTCATCAGAATCTGTGTGGTCTGATCGAGACCCTAAGCATGTTGAGAGTCTCGTTCGAAAGGCTGTGGATAAGCTGGATTTGCCTTACAAAAAAACTGTGAGTCATCCTTATTCTAACGAAGTTCAGAAATTAACAATCCAATGGATCCACAGATATCGGATCATTGAAGATCATGCTAAAATCGAAAAGATCAATGCTTCAAAATTTGCTGATTTTTTAGGACGGGCGCATCCTAGAGCTGATAAGGAAACATTAAGCATCGTTGTCGATTTTGCCACATGGTTATTTATCTATGACGATATGATCGAAAAATGCAGCAATCAAGAGACCGTTAACCGTTTTCATGAGCGTTCAATTGCCGTCCTTTCTGGAGAAAAAGTGAACGATGAAGACGATCCATTGACTCTTGGGTTGTCTGATATTGCTGAAAGAATAACGAAGATATGCAGCTCTCTGATTTGGAGGCAGCGGTTAATTAAAGAGATGCAGCGTTATTGTAATGGAACTCTTTGGGAGTTGTTCAATCGGGAAAAATCGAGAGTACCTCTTCTTGAAGAGTATCAATGCAAACGGTTGGATACGAGTGGAACGCAAGCCATGTTTTGCTTTATTGAGATGATTGAAAAAGTGCAAATTTCACAAACAGTTTTTGAAAGCGATTATTTTAAAAAAATTTGCAGATTGGGAGCGAATTTGGTGAATTGGGAAAACGATCTTCTCTCAGCGCCTAAAGAGATTAAGAGCGGCGATTTGCATAACCTCGTTTTTGTTTATCAAGGTCCATCCAGCAGCGGTTATGAAAAGGCTATTGAAAGTGTTTGCGAAGATTTAAAAGACGATCTTGAACGTTTTCGGAAGTTGGCAAAAGAAATTCCGGATTTTGGATCTGAAACAGAAGCTGTGAAGAAGTATTTAACAGGAATTCAGGATTGGGTAGCGGCCCACCATTTTTGGGCAATAGAGTCGCCTCGTTATGTCATTAGTAAGAGCGTTTGA
- a CDS encoding IS256 family transposase, which yields MEAVCALTRCCWRWKPPNLIKHYESLVIFAVENEVNEHLESMSSRTNSEGRKQFVRNGYLPEREVQTGIGPIAVKQPRVRDKNGFTKYSSAILPKYLRRAPSLEAVIPALYLRGISTNNFQEALEAIMGKDAKGLSAANITRLKQSWEQEYKDWNKRSLQGKRYAYIWVDGIYFNVRLEDDRICFLVILGALPNRKKELIAIHNGYREGKISWTEVLENLKRRGLCTPPELAIGDGALGFWSAIEEVFPKTKQQRCWVHKTANVLDKMPKSVQVNAKKAIHEIYMAPTKEDGLAAFETFLKTYRDKYPKACACLEKDKAQLFSFYNFPAIHWQHIRTTNPIESTFATIRHRTRQTKGCGSVTATLTMVFKLATSAEKKWRKLKGCEMIEKVIKGVIFKDGIEAQEAEKIA from the coding sequence ATGGAAGCCGTTTGTGCTTTGACAAGGTGCTGTTGGAGGTGGAAACCTCCAAACCTTATTAAACATTACGAAAGCCTTGTCATTTTTGCTGTTGAAAATGAAGTCAATGAACACCTTGAATCGATGAGTAGCAGGACGAACTCCGAAGGAAGAAAACAATTTGTGCGCAACGGTTACCTGCCTGAAAGGGAAGTGCAAACAGGAATTGGGCCAATAGCTGTGAAACAACCTCGAGTACGCGATAAGAACGGCTTTACAAAGTACTCAAGCGCAATTCTTCCAAAATATTTGAGGAGAGCGCCGTCTCTAGAGGCGGTCATTCCAGCTCTTTATCTCAGAGGAATATCTACGAATAATTTCCAGGAGGCTCTTGAAGCGATAATGGGCAAGGATGCGAAAGGATTATCCGCAGCTAACATCACTCGTTTAAAACAATCTTGGGAGCAGGAATACAAAGACTGGAACAAGCGCTCTCTTCAAGGAAAGCGCTACGCTTACATCTGGGTAGATGGCATCTATTTCAATGTTCGTCTTGAAGATGACCGCATCTGTTTTCTTGTCATTCTCGGCGCTTTGCCCAATAGAAAAAAAGAGCTTATAGCGATCCACAATGGTTATAGAGAGGGCAAGATTTCCTGGACGGAGGTTTTAGAAAATTTAAAGCGGCGCGGGTTATGCACTCCACCAGAGCTTGCGATAGGAGACGGCGCGCTTGGATTTTGGTCTGCGATAGAAGAAGTATTCCCGAAGACAAAGCAGCAGCGGTGTTGGGTGCATAAGACGGCCAATGTGCTTGATAAGATGCCTAAAAGCGTGCAGGTAAATGCGAAAAAGGCCATCCATGAAATCTATATGGCTCCAACCAAAGAAGATGGATTGGCTGCATTTGAAACATTTTTAAAAACATATCGAGACAAATACCCCAAAGCCTGCGCTTGTCTTGAAAAAGATAAGGCGCAGCTGTTTAGCTTCTATAACTTCCCTGCAATCCATTGGCAGCACATCAGGACAACCAATCCAATCGAGTCCACTTTTGCAACAATTAGACATCGGACAAGACAGACCAAAGGTTGTGGTTCAGTTACTGCCACATTGACCATGGTATTCAAACTAGCGACATCGGCTGAAAAGAAATGGAGAAAGCTTAAGGGCTGTGAAATGATTGAAAAAGTGATCAAGGGAGTGATTTTTAAAGACGGAATAGAAGCTCAAGAGGCTGAAAAAATAGCATAA
- a CDS encoding RsiV family protein, whose protein sequence is MFCLFFLLICTGCSTDKERKSFGDLEEIKKDFISTILTESALEEGPFRMNYHLKTVLFSDDVVSLMGDLFVYAHLPHGWIHYEGKTYVKTNGSFKEITLEDLFPLDNQKEFLRIYCENSLKNKIELSYFQSSEPLHDRLDLEFLKTFVVDHESLILIFQPYTVGGFADGPFTIKIPFSELAGKWQAGNPLEKLLPIKNYLSSWNSDDWISDIQDSF, encoded by the coding sequence ATGTTTTGCCTTTTTTTTCTTCTTATCTGTACTGGATGCTCTACTGATAAAGAGCGAAAGAGTTTTGGCGATTTAGAGGAGATCAAAAAAGATTTCATCTCCACTATTTTAACAGAAAGTGCTTTAGAAGAAGGTCCTTTCCGCATGAATTACCATTTGAAAACTGTTTTGTTTTCAGATGATGTGGTGAGCCTGATGGGAGATTTGTTTGTGTATGCACATCTGCCCCATGGATGGATCCATTATGAAGGTAAAACCTATGTGAAAACAAATGGCTCTTTTAAAGAGATCACTTTAGAGGACTTGTTTCCTTTGGATAATCAAAAAGAGTTTTTGAGAATTTATTGCGAAAACTCTCTCAAGAATAAGATTGAGCTCTCTTATTTCCAAAGTTCAGAGCCTCTCCATGATCGATTAGATTTAGAATTTCTAAAAACTTTTGTTGTAGACCACGAATCGTTAATCCTCATTTTCCAACCCTATACAGTTGGTGGATTTGCCGACGGTCCCTTTACGATTAAAATCCCATTTTCTGAGCTTGCAGGAAAATGGCAGGCAGGAAATCCTCTTGAAAAGCTGCTACCTATCAAAAATTATCTCTCTTCCTGGAATAGCGATGATTGGATCAGTGATATCCAAGACTCGTTTTAG
- a CDS encoding PDDEXK nuclease domain-containing protein codes for MVIQEGWSQNALLDAIKIKTYKRHGKAITNFHVRLPDPQSQLAHETLKDPYNFDFLELTREHVEKDLEDGLIEHVEKFICELGQGFSFVGRQVPLKVGNKDFYIDLLFYHLKLRCFVVVELKATDFKPEFAGKMNFYLSAVDDLMRYPADSPTIGILICRRKDNFIVEYALRDINKPMGVAEYETKIISSLPKKLKGKLPSIDEIEAELSSLPVVQKKRSSKKTPK; via the coding sequence ATGGTCATTCAGGAGGGCTGGTCTCAAAATGCGCTACTCGACGCCATCAAAATCAAAACCTACAAACGCCATGGAAAAGCTATCACCAACTTTCATGTAAGACTTCCCGATCCACAATCACAACTTGCCCATGAAACATTAAAAGATCCTTATAATTTTGATTTTTTGGAATTGACAAGAGAGCATGTCGAAAAGGACTTGGAAGATGGCCTTATTGAACATGTCGAAAAATTCATATGTGAACTCGGTCAAGGATTCTCTTTCGTAGGAAGACAAGTGCCCCTTAAAGTGGGTAACAAGGACTTTTACATTGACCTGCTGTTCTACCACTTGAAACTACGATGTTTTGTAGTTGTCGAGCTAAAAGCAACAGATTTCAAGCCAGAATTTGCCGGCAAAATGAATTTCTATCTATCTGCCGTCGATGATCTTATGCGATACCCTGCTGACAGTCCAACAATCGGCATTCTTATTTGCAGAAGAAAAGACAATTTTATCGTTGAATATGCGCTTCGCGACATCAATAAGCCCATGGGCGTAGCAGAATACGAAACAAAAATTATCTCCTCACTGCCTAAAAAACTGAAAGGCAAACTCCCCTCCATCGATGAAATCGAGGCAGAACTTAGCTCTCTTCCTGTTGTCCAAAAGAAAAGGTCTTCGAAAAAGACACCAAAGTAA
- a CDS encoding DUF1016 N-terminal domain-containing protein: protein MQKPKKTTKTVSSPSQASYVKFVTHLKLKIRSAQFKAALAVNRELIRLYWEIGKEILDRQQKDGWGTSVIERISKDIQNEFPGIEGFSRSNLFRMKTFYLSYEKVAQAVRQLEDLPVFNIPWGQNIAIFEGVKTLEERL, encoded by the coding sequence ATGCAGAAGCCCAAAAAAACTACAAAAACAGTTTCTTCTCCATCTCAAGCAAGCTATGTAAAGTTTGTCACTCACCTGAAGCTAAAAATACGCTCCGCACAATTTAAGGCAGCTCTCGCTGTTAACCGTGAACTCATTCGTTTGTATTGGGAAATTGGAAAAGAAATCTTAGATAGGCAACAGAAAGATGGGTGGGGCACAAGTGTCATCGAGCGCATTTCCAAAGATATTCAGAATGAATTTCCTGGGATAGAGGGATTTTCCAGATCTAACTTATTCAGAATGAAAACATTTTATCTGTCTTATGAAAAAGTCGCACAAGCTGTGCGACAATTAGAAGATCTCCCTGTTTTTAATATCCCTTGGGGGCAAAATATTGCCATTTTCGAAGGTGTTAAAACTCTTGAAGAACGTCTTTAG